A single region of the Marmota flaviventris isolate mMarFla1 chromosome 10, mMarFla1.hap1, whole genome shotgun sequence genome encodes:
- the LOC114100339 gene encoding small ribosomal subunit protein eS1-like: MAVGKNKCLTKGGKKGAKKKVVDPFSKKDWYDVKAPAMFNIRNIGKTLVTRTQGTKIASDGLKGLVFEVSLADLQNDEVAFRKFKLITEDVQGKNCLTNFHGMDLTRDKMCSMVKKWQTMIEAHVDVKTTDGYLLRLFCVGFTKKRNNQIRKTSYAQHQQVRQIRKKMMEIMTREVQTNDLKEVVNKLIPDSIGKDIEKACQSIYPLHDVFVRKVKMLKKPKFELGKLMELHGEGSSSGKATGDETGAKVERADGYEPPVQESV, from the coding sequence ATGGCGGTAGGCAAGAACAAGTGCCTTACAAAAGGCGGCAAGAAGGGAGCCAAGAAGAAAGTGGTTGATCCATTTTCTAAGAAAGATTGGTATGATGTGAAAGCACCGGCAATGTTCAATATAAGAAATATTGGAAAAACGTTAGTCACCAGGACCCAGGGAACCAAAATTGCTTCTGATGGCCTCAAGGGTCTGGTGTTTGAAGTGAGTCTTGCTGATCTGCAGAATGATGAAGTTGCGTTTAGGAAGTTCAAACTAATTACTGAGGATGTTCAGGGAAAAAACTGCCTGACCAACTTCCATGGCATGGATCTTACCCGTGACAAAATGTGTTCCATGGTCAAAAAATGGCAGACGATGATCGAGGCTCATGTTGATGTCAAGACTACAGATGGTTATTTGCTGCGTCTATTCTGTGTTGGTTTTACTAAAAAACGCAACAATCAGATACGGAAGACTTCCTACGCTCAGCACCAGCAGGTCCGCCAAATCCGGAAGAAGATGATGGAAATCATGACCCGGGAAGTGCAGACAAATGACTTGAAAGAAGTTGTCAATAAACTGATTCCAGACAGCATTGGGAAAGACATAGAGAAGGCTTGCCAATCAATTTATCCTCTTCATGATGTCTTtgttagaaaagtaaaaatgctgAAGAAGCCCAAGTTTGAATTGGGAAAACTCATGGAGCTTCATGGTGAAGGTAGTAGTTCTGGAAAAGCTACAGGAGATGAGACAGGTGCTAAAGTTGAACGAGCTGATGGATATGAACCACCAGTTCAAGAATctgtttaa